A window of Equus przewalskii isolate Varuska chromosome 18, EquPr2, whole genome shotgun sequence contains these coding sequences:
- the TMEM44 gene encoding transmembrane protein 44 isoform X2, whose protein sequence is MGEAPSPAPAPSPSPAPALWDWDYLDRCFARHRVCISFGLWICSSSCWIAAHALLLYLRCSKKPRRDQMAPCAACCLLTSLCDTVGAILARQLTIQVFTGAYLAAVDLVNFVFILFPVCGSRYKPNSGRGSRERKRKRRLRASLFALALPLSLGPGWALWAAVPKASGLIRGPQRRLLGSFLQDNTEILGYLLGGIAALGSWASRIPPLSRICRGRTFPSIHLWTRLLSALAGLLYASAIVAHDRRPEYLLRATPWFLTSLGRASLDLAIIFLSCVMKSKMRRALGFTSEARGSPDTQALLTCAEKEQENEEARNENTDWVPLTTLPRCKSLRMMAAISPYMELTIEPVQQAGCSATRLPGDGQTSTGDASLPEPPSYPPVQVIRARVSSSSSSEVSSINSDLEWDPEDVNLEGNKDNVEMLRSQVHSCSARPVDLTSDE, encoded by the exons ATGGGGGAGGCGCCCAGCCCGGCGCCCGCGCCCTCGCCCTCGCCCGCGCCCGCGCTCTGGGACTGGGACTACCTGGACCGCTGCTTCGCCCGCCACCGCGTCTGCATCTCCTTCGGCCTGTggatctgctcctcctcctgctggatCGCCGCCCACGCGCT GCTTCTCTATCTGAGATGTTCAAAGAAACCCAGACGGGACCAGATGGCGCCGTGtgctgcctgctgcctcctgACCAGCCTGTGTGACACCGTCGGGGCGATTCTGGCCAGACAGCTCACGATCCAG GTTTTCACTGGTGCCTACCTGGCAGCTGTTGACTTGGTGAACTTTGTGTTCATTCTCTTCCCAGTCTGCGGCTCCAGATACAAGCCTAATTCAG GTCGGGGCTCccgggagaggaagaggaagcggCGGCTCAGGGCCAGCCTATTTGCCCTGGCCCTGCCGCTGAGTCTGGGCCCTGGCTGGGCCCTCTGGGCCGCTGTCCCGAAGGCATCAGGCCTCATCCGAGGGCCGCAGCGGAGGCTCCTGGGAAGCTTTCTGCAG GACAACACCGAAATCCTCGGCTACCTGCTGGGTGGCATCGCCGCCCTCGGCTCCTGGGCCTCCCGGATCCCCCCGCTCTCCAGAATC tgccgGGGTAGGACGTTTCCCTCCATCCACCTGTGGACCCGGCTCCTGTCGGCCCTGGCTGGCCTCCTCTACGCTTCAGCCATCGTGGCCCATGACCGGCGGCCTGAGTACCTGCTTCGGGCCACTCCCTGGTTCCTGACCTCCCTCGGCCGTGCCTCGCTGGACCTTGCT ATCATTTTCCTTTCCTGCGTGATGAAGAGCAAGATGAGGAGGGCCTTAGGATTCACCTCCGAAGCCAGAGGGAGCCCTGACACCCAAGCCCTTTTGACCTGtgcagagaaagagcaagaaaacgAGGAGGCGAGGAACGAG AATACAGATTGGGTGCCTCTCACCACACTACCGCGCTGCAAGTCACTCAGGATGATGGCAGCCATCAGTCCCTACATGGAGCTGACCATCGAGCCAGTGCAGCAG GCAGGCTGCAGCGCCACCAGGCTGCCCGGCGACGGTCAGACGAGCACCGGAGACGCGTCCCTGCCGGAGCCCCCCTCGTACCCTCCCGTTCAGGTCATCCGGGCCCGCGTGTCCTCCAGCAGCTCCTCCGAGGTGTCCTCCATCAACTCCGACCTCGAG
- the TMEM44 gene encoding transmembrane protein 44 isoform X1: MGEAPSPAPAPSPSPAPALWDWDYLDRCFARHRVCISFGLWICSSSCWIAAHALLLYLRCSKKPRRDQMAPCAACCLLTSLCDTVGAILARQLTIQVFTGAYLAAVDLVNFVFILFPVCGSRYKPNSGRGSRERKRKRRLRASLFALALPLSLGPGWALWAAVPKASGLIRGPQRRLLGSFLQDNTEILGYLLGGIAALGSWASRIPPLSRICRGRTFPSIHLWTRLLSALAGLLYASAIVAHDRRPEYLLRATPWFLTSLGRASLDLAIIFLSCVMKSKMRRALGFTSEARGSPDTQALLTCAEKEQENEEARNENTDWVPLTTLPRCKSLRMMAAISPYMELTIEPVQQVSFPHHGCWLLLVSWTLRLQRPQLCPWRSPFSWYTLPVPSSQRSQDSSCWFPQSESPSCSSPSIPALATPHGISHLPCPKQSWTSMPRPAPLPICLISVNDTAVCAAGQAPNSSLPLTTHPCPSHPLGVL, encoded by the exons ATGGGGGAGGCGCCCAGCCCGGCGCCCGCGCCCTCGCCCTCGCCCGCGCCCGCGCTCTGGGACTGGGACTACCTGGACCGCTGCTTCGCCCGCCACCGCGTCTGCATCTCCTTCGGCCTGTggatctgctcctcctcctgctggatCGCCGCCCACGCGCT GCTTCTCTATCTGAGATGTTCAAAGAAACCCAGACGGGACCAGATGGCGCCGTGtgctgcctgctgcctcctgACCAGCCTGTGTGACACCGTCGGGGCGATTCTGGCCAGACAGCTCACGATCCAG GTTTTCACTGGTGCCTACCTGGCAGCTGTTGACTTGGTGAACTTTGTGTTCATTCTCTTCCCAGTCTGCGGCTCCAGATACAAGCCTAATTCAG GTCGGGGCTCccgggagaggaagaggaagcggCGGCTCAGGGCCAGCCTATTTGCCCTGGCCCTGCCGCTGAGTCTGGGCCCTGGCTGGGCCCTCTGGGCCGCTGTCCCGAAGGCATCAGGCCTCATCCGAGGGCCGCAGCGGAGGCTCCTGGGAAGCTTTCTGCAG GACAACACCGAAATCCTCGGCTACCTGCTGGGTGGCATCGCCGCCCTCGGCTCCTGGGCCTCCCGGATCCCCCCGCTCTCCAGAATC tgccgGGGTAGGACGTTTCCCTCCATCCACCTGTGGACCCGGCTCCTGTCGGCCCTGGCTGGCCTCCTCTACGCTTCAGCCATCGTGGCCCATGACCGGCGGCCTGAGTACCTGCTTCGGGCCACTCCCTGGTTCCTGACCTCCCTCGGCCGTGCCTCGCTGGACCTTGCT ATCATTTTCCTTTCCTGCGTGATGAAGAGCAAGATGAGGAGGGCCTTAGGATTCACCTCCGAAGCCAGAGGGAGCCCTGACACCCAAGCCCTTTTGACCTGtgcagagaaagagcaagaaaacgAGGAGGCGAGGAACGAG AATACAGATTGGGTGCCTCTCACCACACTACCGCGCTGCAAGTCACTCAGGATGATGGCAGCCATCAGTCCCTACATGGAGCTGACCATCGAGCCAGTGCAGCAG gTCTCCTTTCCCCATCACGGCTGCTGGCTCCTCCTGGTGAGCTGGACTTTAAGGTTGCAgcgcccccagctctgcccctggagGTCTCCCTTCTCTTGGTACACTCTCCCAGTCCCATCGTCCCAGCGCTCTCAAGACAGCTCTTGCTGGTTTCCCCAGAGTGAGTCTCCATCCTGTTCCTCTCCCTCAATTCCAGCCTTGGCGACGCCACATGGCATCTCACACTTGCCGTGTCCAAAACAATCCTGGACGTCCATGCCCAGACCGGCTCCTCTCCCCATCTGCCTCATCTCAGTAAACGACACCGCTGTCTGTGCAGCTGGTCAAGCCCCaaattcctctcttcccctcactACACACCCATGCCCATCCCATCCCTTGGGAGTCttgtaa
- the TMEM44 gene encoding transmembrane protein 44 isoform X4 — MGEAPSPAPAPSPSPAPALWDWDYLDRCFARHRVCISFGLWICSSSCWIAAHALLLYLRCSKKPRRDQMAPCAACCLLTSLCDTVGAILARQLTIQVFTGAYLAAVDLVNFVFILFPVCGSRYKPNSGRGSRERKRKRRLRASLFALALPLSLGPGWALWAAVPKASGLIRGPQRRLLGSFLQDNTEILGYLLGGIAALGSWASRIPPLSRICRGRTFPSIHLWTRLLSALAGLLYASAIVAHDRRPEYLLRATPWFLTSLGRASLDLAIIFLSCVMKSKMRRALGFTSEARGSPDTQALLTCAEKEQENEEARNENTDWVPLTTLPRCKSLRMMAAISPYMELTIEPVQQWDPEDVNLEGNKDNVEMLRSQVHSCSARPVDLTSDE; from the exons ATGGGGGAGGCGCCCAGCCCGGCGCCCGCGCCCTCGCCCTCGCCCGCGCCCGCGCTCTGGGACTGGGACTACCTGGACCGCTGCTTCGCCCGCCACCGCGTCTGCATCTCCTTCGGCCTGTggatctgctcctcctcctgctggatCGCCGCCCACGCGCT GCTTCTCTATCTGAGATGTTCAAAGAAACCCAGACGGGACCAGATGGCGCCGTGtgctgcctgctgcctcctgACCAGCCTGTGTGACACCGTCGGGGCGATTCTGGCCAGACAGCTCACGATCCAG GTTTTCACTGGTGCCTACCTGGCAGCTGTTGACTTGGTGAACTTTGTGTTCATTCTCTTCCCAGTCTGCGGCTCCAGATACAAGCCTAATTCAG GTCGGGGCTCccgggagaggaagaggaagcggCGGCTCAGGGCCAGCCTATTTGCCCTGGCCCTGCCGCTGAGTCTGGGCCCTGGCTGGGCCCTCTGGGCCGCTGTCCCGAAGGCATCAGGCCTCATCCGAGGGCCGCAGCGGAGGCTCCTGGGAAGCTTTCTGCAG GACAACACCGAAATCCTCGGCTACCTGCTGGGTGGCATCGCCGCCCTCGGCTCCTGGGCCTCCCGGATCCCCCCGCTCTCCAGAATC tgccgGGGTAGGACGTTTCCCTCCATCCACCTGTGGACCCGGCTCCTGTCGGCCCTGGCTGGCCTCCTCTACGCTTCAGCCATCGTGGCCCATGACCGGCGGCCTGAGTACCTGCTTCGGGCCACTCCCTGGTTCCTGACCTCCCTCGGCCGTGCCTCGCTGGACCTTGCT ATCATTTTCCTTTCCTGCGTGATGAAGAGCAAGATGAGGAGGGCCTTAGGATTCACCTCCGAAGCCAGAGGGAGCCCTGACACCCAAGCCCTTTTGACCTGtgcagagaaagagcaagaaaacgAGGAGGCGAGGAACGAG AATACAGATTGGGTGCCTCTCACCACACTACCGCGCTGCAAGTCACTCAGGATGATGGCAGCCATCAGTCCCTACATGGAGCTGACCATCGAGCCAGTGCAGCAG
- the TMEM44 gene encoding transmembrane protein 44 isoform X5, with amino-acid sequence MGEAPSPAPAPSPSPAPALWDWDYLDRCFARHRVCISFGLWICSSSCWIAAHALLLYLRCSKKPRRDQMAPCAACCLLTSLCDTVGAILARQLTIQVFTGAYLAAVDLVNFVFILFPVCGSRYKPNSGRGSRERKRKRRLRASLFALALPLSLGPGWALWAAVPKASGLIRGPQRRLLGSFLQDNTEILGYLLGGIAALGSWASRIPPLSRICRGRTFPSIHLWTRLLSALAGLLYASAIVAHDRRPEYLLRATPWFLTSLGRASLDLAIIFLSCVMKSKMRRALGFTSEARGSPDTQALLTCAEKEQENEEARNEMPGDCTVHKVWEPLTYCDLKERNKMYRIGSRKIQIGCLSPHYRAASHSG; translated from the exons ATGGGGGAGGCGCCCAGCCCGGCGCCCGCGCCCTCGCCCTCGCCCGCGCCCGCGCTCTGGGACTGGGACTACCTGGACCGCTGCTTCGCCCGCCACCGCGTCTGCATCTCCTTCGGCCTGTggatctgctcctcctcctgctggatCGCCGCCCACGCGCT GCTTCTCTATCTGAGATGTTCAAAGAAACCCAGACGGGACCAGATGGCGCCGTGtgctgcctgctgcctcctgACCAGCCTGTGTGACACCGTCGGGGCGATTCTGGCCAGACAGCTCACGATCCAG GTTTTCACTGGTGCCTACCTGGCAGCTGTTGACTTGGTGAACTTTGTGTTCATTCTCTTCCCAGTCTGCGGCTCCAGATACAAGCCTAATTCAG GTCGGGGCTCccgggagaggaagaggaagcggCGGCTCAGGGCCAGCCTATTTGCCCTGGCCCTGCCGCTGAGTCTGGGCCCTGGCTGGGCCCTCTGGGCCGCTGTCCCGAAGGCATCAGGCCTCATCCGAGGGCCGCAGCGGAGGCTCCTGGGAAGCTTTCTGCAG GACAACACCGAAATCCTCGGCTACCTGCTGGGTGGCATCGCCGCCCTCGGCTCCTGGGCCTCCCGGATCCCCCCGCTCTCCAGAATC tgccgGGGTAGGACGTTTCCCTCCATCCACCTGTGGACCCGGCTCCTGTCGGCCCTGGCTGGCCTCCTCTACGCTTCAGCCATCGTGGCCCATGACCGGCGGCCTGAGTACCTGCTTCGGGCCACTCCCTGGTTCCTGACCTCCCTCGGCCGTGCCTCGCTGGACCTTGCT ATCATTTTCCTTTCCTGCGTGATGAAGAGCAAGATGAGGAGGGCCTTAGGATTCACCTCCGAAGCCAGAGGGAGCCCTGACACCCAAGCCCTTTTGACCTGtgcagagaaagagcaagaaaacgAGGAGGCGAGGAACGAG atgcCCGGTGATTGCACTGTGCacaaagtttgggaaccactgacctACTGTGACctcaaagagagaaataagatgtaTCGTATAGGAAGCAGAAA AATACAGATTGGGTGCCTCTCACCACACTACCGCGCTGCAAGTCACTCAGGATGA